Proteins from a single region of Argiope bruennichi chromosome 6, qqArgBrue1.1, whole genome shotgun sequence:
- the LOC129971820 gene encoding zinc finger protein 121-like, which translates to MVKHCVTHTKEKPYPCEVCGKRFNNKSNLAVHLLIHTGEKPFKCDICCQACPTLSKFKKHLQTHSGERPYICQVCGKGFATNCHLKRHNQIHTGEKPHICEVCSKGFITKDHLQKHFQIHTGQKSHVCEFCNKSFSAKCYLKKHLQVHNDSLFVIQPKEVPNTELR; encoded by the coding sequence ATGGTTAAACATTGTGTGACTCATACTAAAGAAAAACCATATCCTTGTGAAGTGTGCGGAAAgcgatttaataataaatctaatcttGCCGTGCATCTTCTTATTCATACTGGCGAAAAACCTTTCAAATGTGATATTTGTTGTCAAGCCTGCCCtactttatctaaatttaaaaaacatcttcAAACACATTCTGGTGAGAGACCATACATTTGTCAGGTTTGTGGAAAAGGTTTTGCTACTAATTGCCATCTTAAAAGACACAATCAAATTCATACTGGGGAGAAACCCCATATTTGTGAAGTATGTAGCAAAGGCTTTATTACAAAGGATCATCTCCAAAAACATTTCCAAATTCATACTGGCCAGAAATCTCATGTTTGTGAATTCTGTAATAAAAGTTTCAGTGCAAAATGTTATCTCAAAAAGCATCTTCAAGTTCATAATGACTCATTATTTGTGATTCAACCAAAAGAAGTACCTAATACTGAACTTAGATAA